The Porites lutea chromosome 4, jaPorLute2.1, whole genome shotgun sequence genome contains a region encoding:
- the LOC140935546 gene encoding uncharacterized protein, which translates to MQALPYLQLRETESPVSPEKKNYRLSLHEALPKTAQSSDEQTRSGKNVNRSVYSRDNTFQFEGHSSIYFGDNQTSQFRTPLPTPSPSKVLKPSLRTQNQSCLPVWVEPLGVWLTNRKKCNNYETFTRNVGLLRRTSDMFLDPCPHVPRCSHERTLSALRRQKQRFESEEELKKQERHFRIIEKVQQIRDVWEQWTEKAKAAGQEHEIRLNSFRRSRDGYSDPDEMIKKKREERIERERLLRFESEKRREEILRKKRFRLPKIIVTYYEVQTRPQSRCSDAERRLPHLVNIPGGSQRGKQNEDSDSDSQGSRGDRLEIPERLSPQELSLKEMMLLEGGEESETLFLKNETETQALNGYISKEYDVVGADINVTLQDNEGNDLEGKALEGSNQNGSLEEEHLELDKNEFVAEEDLVHVAPTEPTKSVNNELTQKSQMVNNTMDEPSTLASEQSETLQKHLDEQSNADITKDSENFEGKGLEDKVDGKENKERRREKEREENVEEKENERKMEEKESKLKAEQEKERTNDEQEKQMNYLVPPVAGEYGSDTNSIGDADYTASFMSAFVPVALGVGNGVIPNNAMRASSVLDRYHVPSQARLNNTRRGKNAGAWKPKVSDKKQYLEVDLGALTKVTQVSTQGYPTPSKIKVHKKDRCWVESYTLAFSTDGSQWEPYTENGVVKVFNGNKDNNAVVINSILYPFEARFVRFLPQSWKNSIALRVEVYGEAVECDLTSVTPPPTSTFTETEEGLREHETIVEEKEEEEVEQFVCGTEEEVDEQDVWEEDTVVSVVETASQIQSKVAVVSQSTSSMVGLTVQGEKQSETSKAKRKSKKSKQDKSEENEEKKKKKKKIKEKKTKQSLVTSVALLEEIEEEGEASSQEEQEEEEEEEAETQIKSPSLPEIPKRPESATRIPAQPKRSFSMFPVRKPEEPVKPRRRRAQTDDSIRNELLRQQVAEDRRRKLAAAMEKPKREVQAPSPLHDNYSARNELDDFLTKYCIISEGQSNYYRRIFKTFDEDEDGFLFPEEVLEALESVNSKLLSDSHISYIYRVLELCDCSLDAGADFKLFSVVAAFSQRVAVLDEFAKILLAQLDFRELDFKLQKSKRLFLCYVDEAKKTISLEELMLGLTAGGLSAEQREQTLKVLGKTTALDFLDFLTYIPLFIHIHDHILQDPLGTVVYRDMLAV; encoded by the exons ATGCAGGCACTTCCTTATCTTCAGCTCAGAGAAACTGAGAGCCCTGTTTCTCCAGAAAAGAAGAACTATAGGTTAAGTTTGCACGAAGCTTTGCCGAAAACAGCACAGAGTAGCGACGAGCAAACAAGAAGTGGGAAAAATGTCAACAGATCG gtATATTCACGTGACAATACTTTTCAGTTTGAAGGACACAGCAGCATCTATTTTGGAGATAATCAAACCTCACAATTTCGTACTCCTCTACCCACACCATCTCCAAGCAAAGTTCTAAAACCATCTCTAAGAACCCAGAATCAATCCTGTCTTCCTGTATGGGTTGAGCCCCTGGGAGTTTGGTTGACAAACAGAAAG AAGTGTAACAACTATGAGACCTTCACAAGAAATGTTGGGCTTCTACGTCGTACTAGCGACATGTTCTTG gaccCCTGTCCGCACGTTCCAAGATGTTCCCATGAACGGACATTATCAGCCCTTCGACGCCAAAAGCAAAGGTTCGAAAGCGAAGAGGAGTTGAAGAAGCAGGAG cGTCACTTTCGAATTATAGAAAAAGTTCAGCAGATTCGTGATGTTTGGGAACAGTGGACAGAAAAAGCGAAGGCAGCTGGGCAGGAACATGAAATTAGGTTAAACAGCTTTAGGAGAAGTAGAG ATGGTTACTCTGATCCAGatgaaatgataaaaaagaaaagggaggAAAGAATCGAACGTGAAAGATTGCTCCGCTTTGAAAGCGagaaaagaagggaggagattTTACGAAAGAAACGTTTTAGACTTCCTAAAATAATTGTCACGTACTACGAGGTTCAGACACGTCCACAATCTCGATGCTCAGACGCGGAGAGAAGGCTACCACATTTAGTAAACATTCCAGGTGGCTCTCAACGCggtaaacaaaatgaagataGCGATAGTGATTCTCAAGGAAGTAGAGGAGATAGACTTGAAATTCCTGAAAGGCTTTCCCCTCAAGAATTATCCCTCAAAGAGATGATGTTGCTAGAAGGAGGTGAGGAAAGCGAGACGTTGTTTCTTAAAAATGAGACTGAAACACAGGCTCTTAATGGTTACATTTCTAAAGAGTACGATGTTGTCGGCGCTGATATAAACGTTACCTTGCAAGATAATGAAGGAAATGATTTAGAAGGTAAGGCTTTAGAAGGGTCAAATCAAAATGGCTCATTAGAGGAGGAACATTTAGAACTAGATAAAAATGAATTTGTCGCAGAAGAAGATCTTGTGCATGTGGCGCCGACTGAACCAACTAAAAGTGTAAACAACGAACTCACGCAAAAGTCTCAAATGGTTAATAATACGATGGATGAGCCGAGCACGTTAGCTTCCGAACAGAGTGAGACACTTCAGAAACATTTGGATGAGCAAAGCAATGCTGACATCACGAAAGACTCAGAGAACTTTGAAGGTAAAGGATTGGAAGACAAAGTTGAcgggaaagaaaataaagaaagaaggaGAGAGAAGGAGAGAGAGGAAAATgtggaagagaaagaaaatgaaagaaaaatggaagaaaaagaaagcaaattgaAAGCTGAGCAGGAAAAAGAAAGGACTAACGACGAACAGGAGAAACAAATGAACTATCTTGTACCTCCAGTGGCTGGTGAATACGGGTCTGATACCAACTCCATAGGAGATGCAGATTACACAG CTTCATTTATGTCCGCGTTTGTCCCGGTGGCATTGGGCGTTGGCAATGGTGTTATACCCAATAATGCAATGCGAGCGTCATCTGTGCTAGATCGTTACCACGTCCCTAGCCAGGCGCGGCTGAATAACACCAGACGGGGGAAGAACGCTGGCGCCTGGAAACCAAAAGTCAGTGACAAGAAACAATATTTAGAGGTCGATCTGGGAGCTCTAACAAAAGTTACTCAG GTGTCCACCCAGGGTTACCCAACCCCTAGTAAGATCAAAGTACATAAGAAAGACAGGTGCTGGGTGGAGTCGTACACGCTGGCTTTCAGTACAGATGGCTCACAATGGGAACCTTACACTGAAAATGGCGTTGTTAAG GTTTTTAACGGAAACAAAGACAACAATGCAGTGGTTATCAACAGCATTTTATACCCCTTTGAAGCGAGATTTGTGCGATTTCTACCGCAGTCGTGGAAAAACAGTATCGCTTTGAGGGTAGAAGTTTACGGAGAAGCTGTAG AATGCGATCTAACGAGCGTAACACCGCCCCCGACATCTACATTCACCGAAACCGAGGAGGGCCTAAGAGAGCATGAAACGATCGTGGAGGAGAAAGAAGAGGAGGAAGTTGAGCAGTTTGTGTGTGGAACTGAAGAAGAGGTTGATGAGCAAGATGTTTGGGAGGAAGAtactgttgtttctgttgtggaGACTGCTTCACAGATTCAAAGTAAAG TTGCAGTGGTGTCTCAAAGTACTTCATCAATGGTCGGTCTTACAGTCCAAGGAGAAAAG CAATCTGAAACTTCGAAAGCTAAGCGAAAGTCCAAGAAATCAAAGCAAGACAAGTCagaagaaaacgaagaaaaaaagaagaagaagaagaaaattaaagaaaagaagacaaagcAATCCCTCGTTACCAGTGTCGCTCTGTTGGAGGAAATCGAGGAAGAAGGTGAAGCCTCGTCTcaggaagaacaagaagaagaagaagaagaagaagcagagaCACAAATCAAGTCACCCTCCCTCCCTGAAATCCCTAAGAGACCAG AGAGTGCAACTCGGATACCAGCTCAACCTAAGCGAAGCTTCAGTATGTTCCCGGTTAGAAAACCTGAAGAACCTGTTAAACCTCGCAGGCGCCGTGCACAGACCGATGACAGTATCCGCAATGAATTGTTACGTCAGCAAGTTGCTGAGGATAGAAGAAGGAAACTCGCGGCCGCTATGGAGAAACCAAAGAGAGAGGTTCAAGCACCGAGTCCTTTACATGACAATTACAGTGCACGCAATGAATTAG ATGATTTTCTGACCAAGTACTGCATAATAAGTGAAGGGCAATCTAATTATTATCGGCGGATCTTCAAGACC TTCGACGAGGATGAGGATGGATTTTTGTTTCCTGAAGAAGTTTTAGAAGCCCTGGAAAGCGTCAATTCCAAGTTACTATCGGACTCTCATATCAGTTATATTTACCGA gttcTAGAGCTCTGTGACTGCAGTCTGGACGCTGGAGCAGATTTCaagttgttttctgttgttgcTGCATTTTCTCAACGCGTGGCAGTTTTAGA TGAGTTTGCAAAAATCCTTTTAGCCCAGTTGGATTTCAGAGAGCTTGACTTCAAGCTGCAAAAGTCAAAG CGGCTCTTCTTGTGCTATGTGGACGAAGCCAAGAAGACCATTTCGCTCGAGGAACTTATGCTTGGGCTTACGGCTGGTGGTTTATCAGCGGAACAAAGAGAACAAACATTGAAAGTCCTCGGCAAGACAACTGCTTTAGACTTCCTGGACTTCTTAACTTATATCCCACTTTTTATTCACATCCACGATCACATTCTACAAGATCCCCTCGGGACTGTAGTTTACCGAGACATGTTGGCAGTATAG
- the LOC140935547 gene encoding cytidine and dCMP deaminase domain-containing protein 1-like yields MVLALWMERFPLGSYEANLDVSFKKVGAVLVLPNDMIYAVDCSRNGVHGVARLLMAHPDVLQDCKVFVSRKPCSLCTKLLVQSQIKRVFYFPIEPEYIDRKDREAEMQRVDSLFQVSPIGQTVFVPRAGREVLANTEKKYPDTPQTIRDEIKGQLMNAYWNDKWMGKARENLPWPAFDEKMEKQVKDDFNGMMEWMATILVGSEKGYKFKAHTKISSQDKDLPFNPEENDDRDGRQASHLITLAKFLAERTDDPRKGVGAVIMNEEREIVALGWNGFPTKALYGEFPRASDKDKDVQQKKYPYIIHAEQNALLMRNTKKIKGATLFVTKTPCNDCTLLIEMLGITTFVLGEKMQKGNKEDASGEINYTKFADKVESNIFICFEMESGSIPATKKRDLSNI; encoded by the coding sequence ATGGTCCTTGCTCTTTGGATGGAAAGGTTTCCTCTTGGATCTTACGAAGCTAACTTAGATGTTTCGTTTAAAAAAGTTGGAGCAGTGCTTGTGTTGCCCAATGACATGATCTATGCAGTGGACTGTTCAAGAAACGGCGTCCACGGCGTAGCTCGACTATTAATGGCCCATCCTGATGTTCTACAAGATTGCAAAGTCTTTGTTTCTAGAAAGCCATGCTCCTTATGCACAAAGCTTCTGGTTCAGTCTCAAATCAAGAGGGTCTTTTACTTCCCGATTGAACCAGAATACATTGACCGAAAGGATCGTGAAGCCGAAATGCAACGCGTCGATAGCCTTTTTCAGGTGAGTCCAATAGGTCAGACTGTGTTTGTACCCAGAGCTGGAAGAGAAGTGCTAGCGAATACGGAGAAAAAATATCCAGACACTCCGCAGACCATCAGAGATGAGATAAAGGGACAGCTTATGAACGCCTATTGGAACGACAAATGGATGGGGAAAGCACGAGAGAATTTGCCTTGGCCCGCGTTCgacgaaaaaatggaaaaacaggTCAAAGACGATTTTAATGGGATGATGGAATGGATGGCCACAATTTTAGTTGGTTCGGAGAAAGGATACAAATTTAAAGCCCACACCAAGATCTCTTCCCAGGATAAAGACTTGCCATTTAACCCGGAAGAGAATGATGACCGCGATGGCCGGCAAGCATCACACCTGATCACTTTGGCAAAGTTCCTAGCGGAGCGCACAGATGATCCAAGAAAAGGAGTTGGAGCAGTCATAATGAACGAAGAAAGGGAGATTGTGGCTCTTGGATGGAACGGATTCCCTACAAAGGCGCTTTATGGTGAGTTTCCCAGAGcctcagacaaggataaagacGTGCAACAGAAGAAATACCCATACATCATCCACGCCGAGCAGAACGCGCTCCTGATGCGAAACACCAAGAAAATTAAAGGCGCTACATTGTTTGTCACGAAAACGCCTTGCAACGATTGCACCCTGCTGATTGAGATGCTTGGGATCACAACATTTGTCCTCGGAGAAAAGATGCAAAAAGGCAACAAAGAAGATGCAAGTGGGGAAATAAACTATACTAAATTTGCAGACAAAGTTGAGAGCAACATCTTCATTTGCTTTGAAATGGAAAGTGGTAGCATTCCCGCAACAAAGAAACGAGACTTAAGTAATATATAA